In the Planctomycetaceae bacterium genome, GTGAAGGGGTGATGAATATTCCCCGGTGCAAAATAAAGAAAGAACGGCTGATCTCGTGACTGCCTGAGCCATGCCACTGCCTTCTCGGTCAGTTTGGCCCCGACCTGTTCATCGCGATACAGCTCATGCGCCTTCCGTGCACCGCCGACCGCCTGAATATTTTTCTTCTCCGGAAATGCCTGCGCGTGAATCCTGCCCTTCGCAGCTGCGCTGAAGACAAATGGATCTGCCGGATCAAATCCGACGACGTGATGGTTCTCGACGAACACAAACGGCGGATGACTGTTGACAACGGGAATTCCGAAGTAGTCATCAAACCCGCTTCGAGCGGTCCTGGCTTCAGTTCGCCATTCCAGTCAGGCGTCGTTTCGCCAAAGCCCAGATGCCATTTGCCAATACACGCAGTCCCATAGCCCTGCTGCTGCAGCAGACGAGCTACGGTCATCTGCTTCGTGCCAATCAGCGGCTCCGGCGGTGTGAAAAACGGGAGCCCAGATATTCTTTCGCCACGCATACTCACCGGTCAGCAGCGAGTAACGCGATGGAGTACAAACCGCAGACACGGTATGCGCATCGGTGAAGCGGCGTCCTTCGCGGGCGAGCTGATCAAGATGCGGAGTCCGGACGTGCGTCGCGCCGTAACAACCGACGTCGCCGTAGCCCAGATCATCGGCGAGAATCACGATCACGTTTGGCCTGTCAGCAAACGCAGGAACGCCGCCAGCTATCAGGATCAGAAGCAGCGAACAGACGTTTCCGATCAAACATTTCATCGCAAGCTTCCCCAGCCATTCCAAACACGGCATCGGTCCACAGGTGCGGCGTCATTTTGAGCAGACTCACCACAACCGGCTCAATATTTCTACCGAAACGACGATCTCAACAAAACGAAAAGCGACAAGACTTCATGGAGCACAAACTCGGATTTCTTGGTGATTCTAGCGTGATGGCGTTCATCGTCGATGATAGAATGCGACGGCGTATTGACGATTTGCGACATTTCCAGGGCAGATGAAACATTCCCTGAAAACCATGACTCCGAAAGCTCGTTCCCGTATTGCACTCC is a window encoding:
- a CDS encoding sulfatase-like hydrolase/transferase, with the translated sequence MKCLIGNVCSLLLILIAGGVPAFADRPNVIVILADDLGYGDVGCYGATHVRTPHLDQLAREGRRFTDAHTVSAVCTPSRYSLLTGEYAWRKNIWAPVFHTAGAADWHEADDRSSSAAAAGLWDCVYWQMASGLWRNDA